TCCCGCCGGACCCTATGCGCCGCCCAACTACAACAACCTGCCGCCCAAGGGCAACCACTACGGCCAGCTGGCCAGCAACTCCTACAGCGGAGGAGTGACCTCCGTGCCGGGACTGGCCGCCCAGTATGTGCCCGGAGTGGGCATCAAGTATACGGCTATTGTGCCCGACAAGCTGCAGGGCAAATACAACGCGAAGACCAAGAAGTACAAAGCCTACGAGAAGGCCAAGTACGCGTACCCCTGGAACTATGTAAGGCAATACGAGAGTCGCAAGCGATATCTGCGCTATTGAGCCGCCGATACTCGATATGCATTTAGAACTACCTATATATAATTGTACAAGAGATTAAAGCCAGACACCTCAGACACGAACCCCGCTTTTGACACTGTAAATTGCAATGCCTTTCAGCCCGATCAAGTCAAACACCCCCGCATCGCAAACATGCCGCTCACTATCCCTTTCACAATCATCTTgccccatccacatccacatccacgtccacatccacattcatGTCCATGTCATAATCGCATGCATCATctcgttgcagttgcagcagttGCCGGTGGAGGAGAAGGCCTTGGAATGGCAGGCGGAGCTCGAGAAGCGGCTCGACGAGGAGCAGGCGCAGTCGCGGTCTCAGGCTCTCAGTTCCTCCACGACAAGCACCACTTCCAGCACCTCGACagccaccatcaccaccaccaccaccacaccGGCACCACTTCCATCTGCAGACAGCACCACAACTGCCGCATCGTCGACAACATCTACGAGCACGCAGCAGCCCACAACAATTGCCAATTACAAGCTGGCACACGAGAAGAGCGCCCATCTGAAGAAACACAACAAGCAGAAGaagctcctccagctgcacATGGAGCAGGAGAAGAAGGCGCTGAagaagctgcagcaggagcaaaaCTCGTTGCAGACCAGTTGAGCGGCTAGCTGCtgaaaaacaagcaaacatTTAAGCGAACATTACCTTTAAGACTTGCCCACAATGTTGTAAATAactattaataaaattaaacatcCCATAATAAAACGTAATCGAAATTAAGAAACTTGCAGCTTAAGATGGGCAGCTATGTAGGACATAGTAATTGAAATTACCCATTTTACGAAGAatcaaaagacttaggcaacaaACTTTAACTGGGAAATTGTATTAAACTGAGAAGACTAATAAAAGTAATTACTGGCGGGCCAAATCGGaacataaaagaaaattaaattaactgtaaacattaaaaaaaaaattgttttcaaaaatcaaaagacttAGGCGACGAACTTGACACTAATAAAGCTATTTGGCAACCCAACCATCGGTAAATAAAACTCTAAGTGAGAGTTAGTTAAACAAACGTCATTATGCAACGCcgcaaacaaaagacttaggcgACGAACTTGACAGATGCATGTGCGATAACTTGGGGAAATGTGGCTGCGCAAGATGAGAGGTGAAAAGTCAAAGGGAGGCATTTGAGAGGGTAATCCCGCTTACCCGAGGAGGATGGCGCCTAAATTGCCTTTTAATTGCTACCGGGGGTCAGCAAAAGAGCAAGCCGGACAAGGTGAGCTGTCAAACGGATTAACGGACCCACCACTGATTGGAGCTTTCTTGAACGACTTTTTGTAGCCGCAGGCACTGAAAACTGGGCACAAAAAGCAGTGCCAACAAAACATACGGCAATTAGCCGTTGCAATTAGCGGTGTCGTTGAACGGCGGCGGCTTCTGGGCCATCATTTAAGCTGATCAGTGATCACAGAGCGGCGTCTTAAGACCCTGACCACGGGACGTCAGCGGCAGCAATGGAAACAATATAATTAGCTCGTAATGCTAACAAAAATACAATCATTCTTCTGCTGcagccaaaaatatttgatttatgccTGGCTCCCGACTTTGTATAGGTGTCGTTAACCCAGTTTCGGCTTGTCGACGGGTTTAGTCAACCATATATAGAGACggttaatttattataattaagcATGAAATTCATATTTGACTGCTTGAGAAGTGAGCTAACATCGGTAGTAGCTAATTCACTAAGTGTTTAATTTAATGCCGTTTTTTCGTTGGCTCAAACAATTACTCAAGCTAAAAGACCTCAAGATTGGTTTGTAGATAATAGCGATGCTAAGGGTAGCCATAAATTTCTTTGAACAAAAGCAGCTCAACGATAACAAGCAGAATTCGTTTGCATctagtttttttgtttgtcaccgaaaacaaaaaggaaataattttattcattcattCCGCTTGGCTTGAATTATAGCcccaaaatatttacattttaagtttaataaaattgttCGCTTACATTTTATGGGCCCCTCccgaaatcaatttaaatttcaaatacgAAATTCACTTAACAAGTCAGCGAAGTCATTGAAAGacaattaaacaatttgcaatttaCGGCTGCGTACGgcaagacaaataattcgctTGTCGCTTGTTACTTTTACGGGCCGGTTTCACACCGCTGGACGCCTTAAATCACAAAAGCCACAGGCTCGGCAATTGCCAGAGCCCGGATCGGTTGCCTGCTCCGGAATTCCAGCGCCTGGTGCACCCGACTGTTCCCGGTTCGCTGCTCAACCACGGCCTTGAATCCCCGCTTGGCTCCCCGCACCTCGTAGTGCACACTGCGAACATGTCCACTGGGCTCCAGGTGGGCATAAGACCCGGAGACGTAGTCCCCATGGCGCTGCTCTCGGTGCAGGATGTGCACCCGACTGGCCACGTCGGAGATGTGGTACTGATGCGAGTAGTGGAGCTTGAAATAGGGTACGAAAATTATTATTCGCCTAGTTGAACGATATTTGTAacacagaaaataatatttgcagtgATAATTAAGATATTTAACAGATATAATGAGGTGATAgataaacacaaaaaccaatGCAAACCAGTGCAAATAAGTCAAGTACACTGAAAAGGTGCAAATCAATTTAGATTGCTAAGAAACTAATTTTAGGCTAagcgaataaataaaaaatttgaattactgtattaatttattatcaTCAAGCTTTTATTAAACACAATTCGCGTTGTTGTGAAACAGATGCCAGACTCACCCTTTCCTCGTCATGATTTTTGCCGTAATCGCTGTAAAATTCGATGTGCTCAGCCGGtacacgctgcgtatgcgcaatttgcAGCAGCCAGAGGACCACGAAGCCCAAACCCCATCCATATGCCATGCTGACCGGACACGTGGGCATGAGCTGCTGCcgaaattaatttgattagAAACATAACGAAGTGGCCGAGAAGAGTGGGCGCCCGGGTGCTGACCGGAGATTGGCCCCGTAGGAGTGGTCGGGGTGAAAATCATTTGCACTTTGCTGTTACGGCAGCAGTTGAAAGCTCGGAGCAGCCACTTCCTAGCGGCTGGAGCGATGCTGATTACATAGTCACGTTGTTAACTACATCTTCACGGTGCACAGCAGCCAAAACGCTGGTGTGGATTGGACGCTGGACTGGTGGACTGTTAGACTGTTGGACTGGTGGTGCATGCCACAAGTTGGGCAATCAAAACGAATCAAAGACCAGCATCTTTCACACTTCGTTAGGGGCCACAGACTTAGTCAAGGCAATTTAGTGTCAAAAAGCGAGCAGTCGATAAAGACAAAGGCCCCAAACCAACGGCAATATGCACATTATGGATCTTGGCGATCTCCGACGGTTGGCTAACATGCCCTAACGTGACTGGTCGCCCGATTGGATTGCTCTGACCCAGAGCTGGCACCTGGACCCTTTTTGTGCCCCAATCCACCCCGATCCATGGGCTTGGCTATGTCTTCGAGGAGATTGCCGTTTATGAGCCGCGAGTGGCAAACTTTCTTTCTCTTGCATCATGATGCTTAactgtttttccttttcgccTGTTTGCGGCACGTTTCACTGGCAATGCAAAGATTTGAACAGCAGGTGACGCCATCGTCAtagtcatcgtcatcgccatcgcctcTGCCCAGTTTTGTTCCTGGTCTTCCCACTCGGATGCTCAGTTCATAAAAACCAATGCCCTTTTGATTGGTTACAGCTGTAATTGCCTCGGGGTCTTTGTGAAAGGCTGCGAAGCCATAGTCGCCAATCACCGGCAAAAAATGATACCCAAAAGTTCCCAGAAGAATGATTTCAGTTCGCTTACAATAATAGTACCACATTAATTGAAAATGGTACTTGAAAACATAATGGGACATTTATGAATGATGCGTAAACTAAGTCTTTTTTATGATTAACGCTTAATCACTTTACTAAATATTCAGCATACATATCAGCCTCCTTGCATATGAACAAATTAGTCTTCTTcattatttctttaaatatatttttttcgtgcAGTCTTGGATTCTCCACTGGTAATAAAGAAATTGTCTAATTAGGCCGCTGCTCCAACTTTTGATTGGCCGTGGGCTGCAgtacgcatacgccacgttggcTTGCGCAATCGGAGCTAACTAGATTAACCTGGCTGGATGGTGGGATGCTGGATCCCTCTGGGCCACGAATCTTGGCGCCCAAACTAGGCCCGTCCAAACTGTCGTTAATTGTGGGGTCGGCTGGGTGGCTGACTTCCATAATTCACAGAATCGAACCGATAATCTACGGTGGGTTAGGGCACGTTTTGCCGGCCCATCTCCGCCTtggaaatgccaaatgcacTGGGGAAAATTCCAGATCTCTGGTCGAAGGAAATAAACAGGCTGAACCAGGACAACTTGTTTCTTTTGACTGGCTAATTGCAAtgtaataaaatgaaaacgaaatggCGAAAGAGAAATATCGGACGACAAAGCATTTTcgtttccatttttccatttctttaaTGGAACAGCCTCCTTAACACACGCGCTCCATTAGGCCCGACAAACATGCGGCGAATGTTTATTCATATCTGGACCGACTTGGGGTTCGGGACGGGCCCGGTCCAATTCCAGATCGAGCGACACATCCACGGGTCCAGATCCAGATGgggatccagatccagagacacacaggcacacaggCACAGACAGCCGCACTCGGTCAGTCAGTCGGTTTGCCAGACAGTCGGAAGCCAGGCCGTGCCAAGCTGatgcgaaaaaataaaaacacttacgttttctattgatttgtgGCCAGATTTCTTGTTTTCCTTGCTTTGTTTACATAATGAACTGCCACCGAGTGGACCCCTTGCACCCCATGTACCCCCTGGACCCCATTGAGCTCCCCTCTCCTGACCATTTCCAGATTCAACATCAGTTATGCGGGTGCCAATCGCACATAACATTGCTCAACGCTATCCGCCGACACTCGAGATCGGAGGCTATATCTATGTCCCCACTCGGCACTCGTCGTGCCCAGATATATAACCTTAGTCAATGCTATTTGTTGCTATCTTTATAGCAATCATAGCCAATGTCGTCGCCAATGCTGCGCCGAGCTGCCGTTAGGTTTCAAATGGTGGAACTTATTGCGAACTTCGTTTAATTGCCACAGGGGAAAGATGAAATGGCAGCCTCGTTGGCTGGGGAAATGTACAAAGGGGCGTGAATGATGGGAGAAAGCAGTTGAAAACTCCAATAAAAAATCGTCAAATGTTGTCTAATTTAGAAAGGGGTTCAAGTGGAAGGTCTGTAGAAAAAATCATCCATTTCGCTGAGGTAACACTAGTGGACCAGTAACTTAATACGAATCATTTGCGAGGAAAAGTAATGCGATCTAAAAAGCTTAACTAGCAAGTAATTTTGCCTTTACTATCATAATTTCCGCAACAAATTAAGCCAAGCCAAATGTaagatttttataaaaaacaggaaagtcagttatataaattttataggAAGATGTAGTTAGTATGTAAGCTACTTAGAACATTTTAAATCGTAAGGCTTGGGACGAATTCAACTTTAATCGTTAGCTTAACATCcctatcaccaaaaaagttaaacaaactTTTATAATCTCGTCGGGCTTGTCGTGTTTCCGTTTAGGGGACCCATTAAGCCCAGACGATGCCAACATTCTACGACCATTACGGTCATAATCTGGCTTTTCATCTTCCGCATTTTGAGCCGCCATCCCGGGCTGTTGGCCACATTCAGCGACCTGGTTCACTCACTTCCCCTTCTACGAAACGCAGATCGGAATCGAGATCGAGATCGCGAGCGGGGCGATTGCATAATGTCATGGGTACAGAAGAAGACCGCTTTCAAGGCCGCAGTCGTGAGCACACTTGGCTGGGCCTTTCTTCCTCCGTTCCCCCGACGGATTCGGACTGGgatacccatacccataccaaTACCATagccattcccattcccaagcCGCAAAAACACAGGCCTTTTATGGCCTTTCCTGGCCGAGAGTCGTGTTGCTGCACTTcccaattaaaatgcatggCTAGGACAGCTAAAAAGCGGCCCGAAAAGCACTCTGATGCGATACGAATCGCAGAAATGTTGCGAGCAACTGAGGcagcaaaactgaaaactgaaacccGTTTTAAATGCACCGAATTTACATAATGTGCTCCAAATGGGCAGCGCGCGAATATAAATCCCGAAtccaaaagaaatcaaaaaaaataatcgaAAAAACAGAGCCGCAAGCAATGGCAATGACAATTGCATGTGACAATTGCGGAAAACGGCcaaagttgccaaaaaaaaaaaatctggaTGCAAAGTTAAGTTCATGGAGATCCGAAATTGTGCATATGAAAGTCTGTGTTTCCTTGGCCATTCGAAAGGGGAAATACTGCCACCGAGCCAACTGAAAACTGAGTCGAACGTGAAAAGCGAATCTGAATAGCGATATTGATGGCTGGCAATTTATGTTATTGAACCTTGCcttatgcaaattgaaaaactatGAGTAATTGTTACCGATTTCTGGGCTTGTTTTAATAAGATTTTTCATCATTTGGCTGAATGTTTGAGAAATGAAAGTCCCAAAATTAAGGAGGTCCCccaaaaaataatcaaacgACTTCCTTCCACAGAGGGCCACTtacttttgctgtttttttgagttgcaagttgctggtGGCAAGTTGCTAGTTGCCAGTTGCTAGTAGCCAGTTGCTAGCTGCTAGTTTGTAGTTGCTATGTGTAGGCCGTAATATCAATGGCAAACACTTGAAAACTGAACCACTTTGCTGGGCTGCCACACTTGCTCTGAAGTGTTTGGAGTGGAGAGCTCTTGGGTTTATTTACGACAGCCGGCAGGCAGATGAGATGTGTCTGGGATTTTAGATTGTCAACGCGGTGACTCGGATTCTTCTGCGCACGAACATCGTGGTGCCCCATAATTATATGCCACTCCGTGTGTGCACAACTAAATCTGTGTCTATATCCATAAGTCTGGGGGCCCCGACTATTAGATCATTCTCTTTTGCAATGCTTCCCCTGTCGCGCTCTGTGtgatttaattaacttttgcGAGCAGTTCCCTGAATCCAATTCAATAACGATTCACCTAGCAGACAAAAGGGCATGATGCCGCACTTTGAGCACCCGGCTTCGGAGTTCGAACACACAAAACGGGCTTGCAATCGCAAATTAGTTTCAAACATcgcacaaaacacaaaaacagcCTGCAAAACTGCATCAGCGATCGGCAGCCTTGCAAAATCAGAAAATCcacaacaataataactatAGCCCCCGCCATATCCCCGTCTATATATCCCAGACTCGGACTGAGAATTACTTGGCGGCTGCTTATTTTTGCTTCTGCGAGCTTAGCGAAGATTTTTCAGTGCTGATAGTAAAAGTGACGCATCAAATGGAGCTGCCTGGGCTTGCTTGTAAGTAATGGGTATTAGgggtatacatatgtagatggTTTAGAATGATTTTAGCTACTAACATTGTAATGCAGAAAAGTATTATGAAGCTCATTTTATACcgtatataatatatatgtttatggGTTAATGAGTTGATATATAAGTGAGTTAATATATAACTACAAGAAGTGCTTTTGATGATTATGAGATCATTTGAATATTTCCTTTACAAATATGTTTCACCACAGGGCACTGCCATGTATACCCTATAGCCCAAATGTTCTGATTTGCTGCTCCATCAGTCAATGACACAAACACTGGCACACAT
This portion of the Drosophila santomea strain STO CAGO 1482 chromosome 3L, Prin_Dsan_1.1, whole genome shotgun sequence genome encodes:
- the LOC120449373 gene encoding uncharacterized protein YGR130C isoform X1, which produces MLNINVCCEILTKCKKPRAKKRKIKRLRSFGFHSTIHNRHKMLTPCLLLVATVASFSLQAQAIRVDWGTNTGPIAPPPPRTTPQPPRKPYRDPAPVWEDQSNDVPNPNPYVFVLPPPSRPRTWTIPAGPYAPPNYNNLPPKGNHYGQLASNSYSGGVTSVPGLAAQYVPGVGIKYTAIVPDKLQGKYNAKTKKYKAYEKAKYAYPWNYLQQLPVEEKALEWQAELEKRLDEEQAQSRSQALSSSTTSTTSSTSTATITTTTTTPAPLPSADSTTTAASSTTSTSTQQPTTIANYKLAHEKSAHLKKHNKQKKLLQLHMEQEKKALKKLQQEQNSLQTS
- the LOC120449373 gene encoding uncharacterized protein YGR130C isoform X2; translation: MLTPCLLLVATVASFSLQAQAIRVDWGTNTGPIAPPPPRTTPQPPRKPYRDPAPVWEDQSNDVPNPNPYVFVLPPPSRPRTWTIPAGPYAPPNYNNLPPKGNHYGQLASNSYSGGVTSVPGLAAQYVPGVGIKYTAIVPDKLQGKYNAKTKKYKAYEKAKYAYPWNYLQQLPVEEKALEWQAELEKRLDEEQAQSRSQALSSSTTSTTSSTSTATITTTTTTPAPLPSADSTTTAASSTTSTSTQQPTTIANYKLAHEKSAHLKKHNKQKKLLQLHMEQEKKALKKLQQEQNSLQTS
- the LOC120448762 gene encoding cuticle protein 7, producing MPTCPVSMAYGWGLGFVVLWLLQIAHTQRVPAEHIEFYSDYGKNHDEERLHYSHQYHISDVASRVHILHREQRHGDYVSGSYAHLEPSGHVRSVHYEVRGAKRGFKAVVEQRTGNSRVHQALEFRSRQPIRALAIAEPVAFVI